CGCACCACCGAGTTGGTCGCCCAGGTGATCGACGCCATCGCCGATCTTGCCGACCAACGAACCGGCCGCCGACGTGATGGGAGCGATGGGCGTGCCGCCACCGACGGTGGCCACGCCGTCGCCGAGGTCCTGCACCGCGGCGCCCGTGTAATTCACCACGTTGCCGAGGCTGCCGGCCGTGGTGCCGACGGGATTGTCGATGTTGCCGGTCTGGCCGAGGCCGCTGCTCAGGCCGTTGCCGAGCGCCGTCACGGCCTGGCCCAGATCGTCGACGACGTTGCCCGCGGAAGCCGTCAGGCCGCCGGTCCCGCCAAGCGCGGTCACGGCCGGAATCTGGGTACCCACGCCGGAGACGGTACCGCCGACGGAGGAGACGATGTTGCCGAGGCCGGTGCTCACGGCGCCGACGGCGTTGCTGGCCGGCGTGGGCGTACCGCCACCGCTGCCGCCGCCACCGTTGTCTCCGCCGCCTCCGTTTCCGCCGCCGCCATTGTCACCGCCGCCGGTGCCGCCTCCATTTCCGCCGCCACCGCCACCGTTGCCACCGCCGCCCGTGCCGCCGCCACCGGTATCGCCACCGCCACCGCCAGCGCCGGTCCCCCCGGTGCCGCCCCCATTATTGCCGCCGCCCGAGCCGCCTGTATTGTCGCCGCCCGAATTGTTGCCGCCGCCGGTGCCGCCCCCGTTATCGCCCGCACCGCCACCGTTGTCGCCGGCGCCGCCCGGGTTCACGGTGGTGCCGCCACCGCCACCCGAATGCGTCGAACCATGGCCGCTGCAGGCGGTGATCGACACCATCGCCGCGAGCATGCAGCTCGCGAGCACGGTGCGTGAAAGAGTCCTGCCGAAAGTCTTCTCGCCCATTTCGATCTCCCCGAACGCAGCAGCGTTCCGTATGAGCCCCTGCCTAGGAGCGACACCCGGACTGAGACCCACGTCACAGCCTTGGACCCATCTAAGTCCGCTGGGGAAAGATCGATTACGCAAAATTGGCAGGCAAAACGACTTCCGTTAGGCCAAATCGGCCAAACATGAAAACATGTCGTGACAG
This window of the Luteibacter aegosomatis genome carries:
- a CDS encoding collagen-like triple helix repeat-containing protein, which encodes MGEKTFGRTLSRTVLASCMLAAMVSITACSGHGSTHSGGGGGTTVNPGGAGDNGGGAGDNGGGTGGGNNSGGDNTGGSGGGNNGGGTGGTGAGGGGGDTGGGGTGGGGNGGGGGGNGGGTGGGDNGGGGNGGGGDNGGGGSGGGTPTPASNAVGAVSTGLGNIVSSVGGTVSGVGTQIPAVTALGGTGGLTASAGNVVDDLGQAVTALGNGLSSGLGQTGNIDNPVGTTAGSLGNVVNYTGAAVQDLGDGVATVGGGTPIAPITSAAGSLVGKIGDGVDHLGDQLGGAFGTGVGDSLTQTVSDVLNPIASSVGNSTSPIASGNLVAATGTAAGGLTGGVAQGVTNLGKDVSGAQVPGQLGSLTTLAGQAVQDTGSTLAGVSGALNSGLGKAGGTNATIANTGAGVNAALDGAAGLVGNLTNPSSPLAALSPVTNPVVGLVGKAGETVAAVTSPTSPVSAITNPVNNLVNTVADATGISGQSGAGGGLVGGLVNGVTGTVAAVGGAASGGTGGASQNPVSGLVSGVVSGVTNTVSTVTNTTGGSGGSAQTNPVEGLLNGLGNALGGKRR